In Drosophila simulans strain w501 chromosome 3R, Prin_Dsim_3.1, whole genome shotgun sequence, a single window of DNA contains:
- the LOC6727353 gene encoding NAD-dependent protein deacetylase Sirt2 isoform X1: protein MGDVEVKKEEQPTTTSNSSSSDDDEEAPDDTMDKVRRFFANTLHLGGSTDTKEEVKVEKIANLQIIPDLSFDGFAEHWRVHGFRKIVTMVGAGISTSAGIPDFRSPGSGLYSNLKKYALPHPTAIFDLDYFEKNPAPFFALAKELYPGSFIPTPAHYFIRLLNDKGLLQRHYTQNIDTLDRLTGLPEDKIIEAHGSFHTNHCIKCRKEYDMDWMKAEIFADRLPKCQKCKGVVKPDIVFFGENLPKRFYSSPDEDFEDCDLLIIMGTSLEVQPFASLVWRPGPRCIRLLINRDAVGQASSALFMDPNTRSLLFDKPNNTRDVAFLGDCDAGVMALAKALGWDKDLEQLITSERRKLSGSQKSEELQQDKEKPQSNPDGVTSGNRDKKDASL from the exons ATGGGCGACGTCGAAGTAAAGAAGGAGGAACAACCGACGACGACATCGAATTCCTCGTCCAgtgacgacgacgaggaggccCCAG ACGACACAATGGATAAGGTTCGACGCTTCTTTGCAAACACTCTACATCTCGGCGGCTCCACGGACACAAAGGAGGAAGTTAAAGTGGAGAAG ATCGCAAATTTGCAGATTATTCCAGATTTGTCTTTTGACGGCTTTGCCGAACATTGGCGTGTGCATGGATTCCGCAAGATTGTGACCATGGTGGGAGCCGGCATATCCACAT CTGCTGGTATTCCGGACTTCAGATCCCCAGGTTCCGGGCTATACAGCAATCTGAAGAAGTACGCGCTGCCACATCCCACGGCCATATTCGATCTGGACTACTTTGAAAAGAATCCGGCGCCGTTCTTTGCACTGGCCAAGGAACTGTACCCTGGATCCTTTATTCCCACGCCTGCTCACTACTTTATCCGGTTGCTGAACGACAAGGGACTGTTGCAGCGCCACTACACCCAGAACATAGACACGCTAGACCGGCTTACTGGTCTGCCCGAGGACAAGATCATCGAGGCCCATGGCAGCTTCCACACCAACCACTGCATTAAGTGCCGCAAGGAGTACGACATGGACTGGATGAAGGCGGAGATCTTCGCCGATCGTCTGCCCAAATGCCAAAAGTGTAAAGGCGTTGTTAAACCAGACATTGTTTTCTTTGGCGAAAACCTGCCAAAGAGATTTTACTCCAGTCCTGACGAGGATTTCGAGGATTGCGATTTGCTGATCATCATGGGCACATCGTTGGAAGTACAGCCGTTTGCTTCACTGGTGTGGAGACCAGGACCACGTTGTATTCGCCTCTTGATTAATCGCGATGCAGTGGGTCAGGCCAGCAGTGCGCTCTTTATGGATCCCAACACGCGATCGCTACTCTTCGATAAGCCCAATAACACAAGGGATGTGGCCTTTCTGGGCGACTGTGATGCTGGTGTAATGGCTCTGGCCAAAGCCTTGGGCTGGGATAAAGACCTggagcagctaattaccagtgAACGGAGGAAACTGAGCGGCAGCCAGAAAagcgaggagctgcagcaagACAAAGAGAAACCGCAATCGAACCCGGATGGGGTGACTTCGGGCAATCGGGACAAGAAGGATGCTTCGCTTTAG
- the LOC6727353 gene encoding NAD-dependent protein deacetylase Sirt2 isoform X2: MGDVEVKKEEQPTTTSNSSSSDDDEEAPDDTMDKVRRFFANTLHLGGSTDTKEEVKVEKIIPDLSFDGFAEHWRVHGFRKIVTMVGAGISTSAGIPDFRSPGSGLYSNLKKYALPHPTAIFDLDYFEKNPAPFFALAKELYPGSFIPTPAHYFIRLLNDKGLLQRHYTQNIDTLDRLTGLPEDKIIEAHGSFHTNHCIKCRKEYDMDWMKAEIFADRLPKCQKCKGVVKPDIVFFGENLPKRFYSSPDEDFEDCDLLIIMGTSLEVQPFASLVWRPGPRCIRLLINRDAVGQASSALFMDPNTRSLLFDKPNNTRDVAFLGDCDAGVMALAKALGWDKDLEQLITSERRKLSGSQKSEELQQDKEKPQSNPDGVTSGNRDKKDASL; the protein is encoded by the exons ATGGGCGACGTCGAAGTAAAGAAGGAGGAACAACCGACGACGACATCGAATTCCTCGTCCAgtgacgacgacgaggaggccCCAG ACGACACAATGGATAAGGTTCGACGCTTCTTTGCAAACACTCTACATCTCGGCGGCTCCACGGACACAAAGGAGGAAGTTAAAGTGGAGAAG ATTATTCCAGATTTGTCTTTTGACGGCTTTGCCGAACATTGGCGTGTGCATGGATTCCGCAAGATTGTGACCATGGTGGGAGCCGGCATATCCACAT CTGCTGGTATTCCGGACTTCAGATCCCCAGGTTCCGGGCTATACAGCAATCTGAAGAAGTACGCGCTGCCACATCCCACGGCCATATTCGATCTGGACTACTTTGAAAAGAATCCGGCGCCGTTCTTTGCACTGGCCAAGGAACTGTACCCTGGATCCTTTATTCCCACGCCTGCTCACTACTTTATCCGGTTGCTGAACGACAAGGGACTGTTGCAGCGCCACTACACCCAGAACATAGACACGCTAGACCGGCTTACTGGTCTGCCCGAGGACAAGATCATCGAGGCCCATGGCAGCTTCCACACCAACCACTGCATTAAGTGCCGCAAGGAGTACGACATGGACTGGATGAAGGCGGAGATCTTCGCCGATCGTCTGCCCAAATGCCAAAAGTGTAAAGGCGTTGTTAAACCAGACATTGTTTTCTTTGGCGAAAACCTGCCAAAGAGATTTTACTCCAGTCCTGACGAGGATTTCGAGGATTGCGATTTGCTGATCATCATGGGCACATCGTTGGAAGTACAGCCGTTTGCTTCACTGGTGTGGAGACCAGGACCACGTTGTATTCGCCTCTTGATTAATCGCGATGCAGTGGGTCAGGCCAGCAGTGCGCTCTTTATGGATCCCAACACGCGATCGCTACTCTTCGATAAGCCCAATAACACAAGGGATGTGGCCTTTCTGGGCGACTGTGATGCTGGTGTAATGGCTCTGGCCAAAGCCTTGGGCTGGGATAAAGACCTggagcagctaattaccagtgAACGGAGGAAACTGAGCGGCAGCCAGAAAagcgaggagctgcagcaagACAAAGAGAAACCGCAATCGAACCCGGATGGGGTGACTTCGGGCAATCGGGACAAGAAGGATGCTTCGCTTTAG
- the LOC6727354 gene encoding zinc finger protein 501 isoform X2 → MHLNHATAATAAMANYQHYQLPASHGGGGGGGSNGGSGPGPNSGQQQPTTLASLQQSPFALHQLTAVQAIQHPTHQAMLHPQHPLVHLLDISTTTANSGGGGGGSHTPISPMKQEVQSVISEEEVVVDDPRKKKQCHVCKNKFRQLTTLRNHMKIHTDERPYKCKHCDKAFRQISTLTNHVKIHTGEKPFTCNICAKDFRQQSTLINHIKTHKAAESSTPTSLLNYQPQTGSGKHRKSQMHQAYQQQHQRVQISKTLYSGSYSSPAAEELVKPFQCSVCKRRFPQLSTLHNHERTHIDPKPYKCETCDKSFSQLATLANHKKIHTGDKPYTCSYCHMQFRQQSTLTNHLKTHTHQIAPGGAGGAGGGGGAVTATAFI, encoded by the exons ATGCATCTGAACCATGCGACAGCCGCCACGGCAGCCATGGCCAACTATCAGCACTACCAACTGCCAGCCTCCcatggcggtggtggcggaggaggaagTAATGGTGGATCTGGACCGGGTCCCAATTCGGGACAGCAGCAGCCCACCACACTGGCCAGCCTGCAACAGAGTCCCTTTGCGCTGCACCAACTTACCGCCGTGCAGGCCATCCAGCACCCCACCCACCAAGCCATGCTCCATCCACAGCACCCGCTGGTCCATTTGCTGGACATATCCACTACCACAGCGAACAGTGGTGGTGGAGGCGGGGGCAGCCACACGCCCATTTCGCCCATGAAACAGGAGGTGCAGAGCGTGATTagcgaggaggaggtggtggtggacGATCCGCGCAAGAAGAAACAGTGCCACGTGTGCAAGAACAAGTTCCGGCAGCTGACCACGTTACGCAACCACATGAAGATCCACACGGACGAGCGGCCCTACAAGTGCAAACACTGCGACAAGGCCTTCCGCCAGATCTCGACGCTAACCAACCACGTGAAAATCCACACCGGAGAAAAGCCGTTCACCTGCAACATCTGCGCCAAGGACTTTCGCCAGCAGAGCACCTTGATCAATCACATCAAGACGCATAAGG CGGCGGAGTCCAGCACGCCAACTTCCCTGTTGAACTATCAGCCGCAGACGGGCAGTGGCAAACACCGGAAGTCCCAGATGCACCAGgcctaccagcagcagcatcagcgcGTCCAAATCTCAAAGACCTTGTACTCCGGCAGCTACAGCTCGCCGGCGGCCGAGGAGCTGGTGAAGCCGTTCCAGTGCAGCGTTTGCAAGCGCCGCTTCCCGCAGCTGAGCACGCTGCACAACCACGAGCGGACCCACATCGATCCTAAGCCGTACAAGTGCGAAACGTGCGACAAGTCCTTTAGCCAGCTGGCGACGCTGGCCAACCACAAGAAGATCCACACGGGCGACAAGCCGTACACGTGTTCCTACTGCCACATGCAGTTCCGCCAGCAGAGCACCCTTACCAACCACCTCAAGACGCAC